The region CGGAACCGGTCTCGCCGTCCACGTCGACCAGCACGAACCGGTTCGGGTGTTCGAGCTGGGCGGAGCGTACGAGGCCCCACAGCGCCCCGCCGGCTGCCTCCCGCGTCACCACGACCAGCCGTGCGCCGGCGCTACCGTGGTGTCGCAGCCACTGCTGCACCACCGCCAGCAGGTCCCGCACCCCGGCTCCGTCGGCTCCGTCGGCTCCGTCGGCTCCGTCGGCGAGCGTGGGGCCGTCGGCGAGCGTGGGGCCGTCGGCGAGCGTGGGGCCGTCGGCGAGCGTGCGGCAGTCGACCAGCACGGCGCTGCCCTCCGTCGCGCGCGTGTCGGCGCCGGCCCAGGTCACCCAGGGCGCGGTGGCGTGCGCCGGTGCGGTGGCGGCGACCCAACGGACCGTGTGCAGCCCTTCCCCCGGCCGGGACATCCCCCGCAGTTGCTCCGACGTCACGGCCCGCACGGTCAGCTCGTCGATCGACAGCACGGGCGCGCCCCGCGCGTCGGTGACGAAGATGGTCACCGTGTCGGCGGAGAGGCGGGCCAGCCTGACCCGTACCGCCGCGCCGCTGGTCGCGTACCGGCGGATGCCGCTCCAGGCGAACGGCAGGACCACGTTCTCCTCGATGAGACCGGGCAGGAACATCGCGTGCAGTGCGGCGTCGAGCACGGCGGGATCCGTGCCCCAGCGCCGGTCCGAGGTCAGGACGACCTCCGCGTACCGTTCCTCGCCCCGACGCCACGCCGCGCGCAGCCCCTGGAACGCGGGTCCGTAGTGGTATCCGCGTACGCCCAGGCGGGGGTAGAAGTCGTCCAGGGGAACGCTTTCGGCGCCGGCGGGAGGCCAGGTCGTCAGGTCGATGTCGGGAACCGCGCCGTCGTCCACCGTGAGGGTCCCGCTGGCGTGCCGGGTCCAGCCGGCGTCGGCGGCGGATCGGGCGAGGATACCGACCGGACGTCGGTGGTCGACCGCCTCGCCCACGGTGACCTGTAGTTCGGTGCCGCCCTCGGCGGGGATGATCAGCGGCGCCAGCAGCGTGAGTTCCTCGACCAGGCGATGACCCACCCGGTCACCGGCGAGCAGGGCCAGCTCCACGAAGGCGGTGCCGGGCACCAGCACGGCGTCGCCGATCGTGTGGTCGGCGAGCCACGGCTGGGCGTGCCGCGAGAGGTGTCCGGTCAGGACGGTGGTGGTCCCCGGCTCGGCGACCTCGACCACGGTGTTCACCAGGGGATGCCCGATGTCGCCGGGGTCGGTGCCGCGGGTGGGCGCAAGCCAGTGGCGGCTGCGCCGGAAGGGGTACGTGGGCAGCTCGACCAGACGCGCACCCGTACCGGTGAACAGCGGCGACCAGTCCACCTGGGCCCCGTACACGGAGGCGGTGGCGAGGCTGGTGAGCAGCCGGGCCCGGTCGTCCTCGCCACGGCGCAGTGTGCCGAGTGTCGCTACCGGAAGGTTCAGCGCCTCGGCGGTCTGCTGGATCGCGGGGACCAGCACCGGATGCGGGCTGACCTCGATGAACAGGTCGAGGCCGGCGCCGAGCATCGCCCGTACGGCCGTTTCGAACCGCACCGTGTCCCGTAGGTTGCGCCCCCAGTACGCCGCGTCCGCCCCGCCGTCGGGTAGCAGGCCCCCGGTGACGGTGGAGTAGAACGGCACGGTCGCCGCCCGGCAGACGATCGACGCCACCTCGCCGGTGAGCGCGTCGGCGGTCGCCTCCATCTGCGCGGTGTGGAACGCGAAGCCGGTGTTCCCCGCCCGGTGACGGATCCCGTCGGCGGCGCAGGCGGCCGTGAACGCGGCCAGCTCGTCCGGGTCACCCGCGACGACCACCGACGCCGGGCCGTTGATCGCGGCGATCTCCAGGCGGGCGGTGAGCCGGTCGCGTACCCGGTCGGGGGTGAGCGCGACCCACGCCATCGCGCCCTTGCCGGCGGTTCCCGAGTCGTGCAGCAGGCGACCGCGGGCGGCGACGAGCCGGGCGGCGTCGGGCAGCGACAGCACCCCGGCCACGCAGGCGGCCGCGATCTCGCCCCGGGAGTGCCCGATGACCGCGGCGGGGCGTACGCCGAACGACTCCCACATGGCGGCCAGCGACACGCTCACCGCGAACAGCGCGGGTTGCCCCACGTCGACCCGGTGCAGTGGCGGGGCGCCGTCCCCGCCGCCGATGGCGGCGATCAGCGACCAGCCCGTGTACGGCGCCAGCGCGGCCTCGCACTCGATCATCCGGGCGGCGAACGCGGCGGAGGTGTGCAGCAGTCGCGCGGCCATCGTGGGCCACTGCGATCCCTCGCCGGAGAAGACGAACGCGGGAGCGGCGGCGGCCCGCCGGCCCCGCACGACGGTGGCGCAGGCGCGTCCCTCGACCACCGAGGTCAGACCTTCGAGCAGTTCGTCGCGGGTCCGTCCGAGCATGACGGCGCTGTGGGCGAAGCGGGTTCTGCTCGACGCCAGTGTCCAGCCGACGTCCAGCGGGTGCAGGTCGGCCGCCGCCCCGGCGAGCCGCCGCCCCTGTTCGGCCAGGGCATTCTCGTCGCGGCCGGACAACACCCACGGGACGAGTTCGGCGCCGGCCGCCGGCGGCGGCGCGGCGGCGGGTTCGACGTGCTCCAGGATGACGTGGGCGTTGGTGCCGCTGATGCCGAAGGAGGACACCGCGGACCGCCGGGGGCGGCCGGTCGACGGCCACGGGCGCGGTTGCACCAGCAGCTCGACCGCTCCGGCGGCCCAGTCGACCTCCGGCGACGGCTCGGTGACGTGCAGCGTGCGGGGCATCACCCCGTGCCGCATCGCCAGTACGGTCTTGATGACGCCGATCACCCCGGCCGCGGCCTGGGTGTGCCCGACGTTCGACTTGATCGACCCGAGCCACAGCGGCAGGGCGGGGTCACGATCCTTTCCGTACGTCGCCAGCAGCGCCCGCGCCTCGATGGGGTCGCCCAGCCGGGTGCCCGTACCGTGCGCCTCCATCAGGTCGACGTCGGCCGGCGACAGGTCCGCGTCGGCGAGCGCCTGCCGGATGACCTGCTGCTGCGCCGCCCCGTTCGGTGCCGTCAGCCCGTTCGACGCGCCGTCGGAGTTGATCGCGGAACCGCGGATCACGGCCAGCACGGTGTGCCCGTTCGCCAGCGCGTCCGACTGCCGCTCCAGGACCAGCAGCCCGGCCCCCTCGGCCCAGCCGGTGCCGTCGGCGTCCGCCGAGAACGCCTTGCAGCGCCCGTCCGGGGCGAGCGCGCCCTGACGGGAGAACTCGACGAAGATGCCCGGCGTCGCCATCACCGTCACGCCGCCGGCCAGCGCGAGCGAGCACTCCCCCGTACGCAGGGCGCGCGCCGCCAGGTGGAGTGCGACCAGTGACGACGAGCAGGCCGTGTCGACGGTGATCGCGGGACCCCGCAGTCCCAGCGTGTAGGCGATTCGGCCGGAGTTGATGCTGCCGGAGGTGCCGGTCAGGCGCAGGCCGTCGGTGCCCTCGACCGGCTCGTGCAATCGGGGCCCGTACTCCATCGCGGTGGCGCCGACGTACACGCCGACCCGCTCGCCGTGCAGGCTCTCCGGGCGGATGCCGGCGTGTTCGAGGGCTTCCCACGAGGTCTCCAGCAGCAGTCGCTGCTGGGGGTCCATGGCCAGGGCCTCCCGGGGGCTGATGCCGAAGAATCCGGCGTCGAAGTCGGTCGCGTCGTCGAGGAACCCGCCGCGCCGTACGTAGCTGGCGCCGAGTTGGTCGCCGGCTTCCAGGCCGGTGAGGTCCCAGTCGCGGTCGGTCGGGAAGTCGCCGGTGGCGTCGAGGCCGTCGGTCACCGCCTGCCACAGGTGCTGTGGCGAGGCGATGCCGGCCGGCAGCCGGCACGCCATGCCGACGATCACGACGGGGTCGTCGCCGGTGGCCGCTCGGTTCGGGTACGCCTCGGCGGCCTCGGGTTCGGCGTCGCCGCCGTGCAGCCGCTGCCGCAGGTGGGCGACCAGCCGGTCCGGGGTGGGATGGTCGTAGACGAGCGTGTTCGGCAGCTCCAGGCCGGTGCTGTGCCGCAGCAGGTCACCCAGCTCGACGCCGGTCTGGGAGTCGAGCCCGAGTTCGTTGAAGGTACGCCCGGTGGGGAGCCCGTCGGTGCTCTCCCGGCCCAGCACCTTCGCGACCTGCACGTAGACGAGCTGATCGAGGTCATGGTCCGGCCGGGGCTCCGGCTCGGCGATGGTGGCGGGCGGGTCGGTGAGCCAGTGGCGGGTGCGCTGGAACGCGTACGTCGGCAGGTCGGTTAGCCGGGCACCGGGGAACAGGGCCTCGGGGTTCAGCGGAGCGCCGTCGCTCCAGGCTTCCCCCGGTGCGCTCAGGAAGCGGGTCCAGCCGCCATCACCGGGACGCGCCACGGCCCCGGCCGGCGACGTGTCGGTGTCGTCGTCGGCCAGTGCCCGCAGACCGTGGAGCAGCGTGTTCCGGTCGGCGCCGTAAACCAGCGCGCGGTGCTCGAACGCCGTCCGCGAGGTCAGCAACGAGTATCCGATGTCGGCGGGCGAGACGCCGGGACGATCCCGCAGGTACGCGTACAGGCGGTCGGCCTGCCCGCGCAGTGCGCCCCGGTCGCGACCCGACAGCGCCAGCAGCACCGGCCGGGCCGGCTCCGGCGCAACGCCGTCCGGCTGCCGGGGCGACTGTTCCACCACGAGGTGCGCGTTGGTGCCGCCGAGGCCGAAGGCGCTCACGCCCGCCCGCCGTACGTCGTCCGACGCCGGCCACGGACCGAGTTCCCGCTGCACGCTCAGGTTCAACCGGTCCCGGGCGATGCCCGGATGCGGATGGACGAAGTTCAGGCTCGCCGGCAGGGCGTCGTGCTCCAGCGCCAGGATCACCTTGAGTAGGCCGGCCACCCCGGCGGCGGACTCAAGGTGACCGATGTTGGTCTTGACGGAGCCCACCCGCAGCGGCCGCCCGGCCGGGAGGTGCGCACCGACGGCGGCCCCGAGCGCGGTGGCCTCCACCGGGTCGCCGACCGCGGTTCCGGTGCCGTGCAGCTCGACGTACTGCACGTCCCGCGCGGTGATTCCGGCGCGCTCGTGTGCGAGTTCGATGACCTCGCGCTGGACGTCCGCGTCGGGCACCGTGAGGCCCGCTTCGGCCGCGCCGTTGTTGACCGCGCCGCCGCGGATCACGCAGCGCACCCGGTCGCCGTCGGCGCGAGCCCGGTCGAGGGTCTTGAGCACCACCAACGCGCCGCCCTCGCCGCGGACGTAGCCGTTGGCGCGTGCGTCGAAGGTGTAGCAGCGCCCGTCCGGCGAGAGCACGCCCGCCGCGTCCAGGGCCAGTACGGTGTCCGTCGCGAGGTTCAGGTTGACCCCGCCGGCCAGGGCGATGGTGGACTCGCCGGTGCGCAGGCTCTCGCAGGCCTGGTGGACCGCGACCAGGGACGACGACTGTCCGGTGTCGACGACGAGGCTGGGTCCGCGCAGACCCAGCAGGTACGACAGCCGGTTGGCGATCATGCCGCGCAGCGTTCCGGTAGCGGTGTGCCCGGTGATGCCGGTGACGCCGAGTCGGCCGCGCAGCAGGGCGTAGTCGTCCGTCGCGGCCCCGACGAACACACCGGTACGGCTGCCGGCCAGCGCGGCGGGCAGCAGGCCGGCGTGCTCCAGGGCCTCCCAGCCGAGTTCCAGCACCAGGCGCTGCTGCGGGTCCATCGCCGCCGCCTCGCGCGGGGAGATGCCGAAGAAGTCGGCGTCGAACGTGGCGGGGTCGTCGATGAAGCCGCCCCGGCGCGCCGCCGTCCCGGCGATCGCGGCCGGATCCCAGCGATCCGCGGGCGCGTCGGTTGTCGCGTCCCGGCCGGTCCTGAGCAGTTCCCAGAAAGCCGCCGGGTCGCCGGCTCCGGGGAATCGGCAGGAATACCCGACGACAGCGACGGGATCGGCGGATTTCATTGCGCCCACCCGAGCCGGAATTCCATCATCAACGCGATGCGCTCCCTCACAGGGAAATCGGGTAGAAATTGCTCGTACGACGTTCCGACCAGAATGGTTCCACCACCGCATATCGTCTCGATAGCGCCCGGCTAGACAGCGTGTCGCGAGCTTGCCCGGCTGATCCACCGGTGGGTAACGTTTAATAATTCGTCGGGCGAGCGCTAGCAGGAAGGGCGGCCGATGTCGCTGGGTTATCTGTTCGGTGGCGGTGTCGGGAGTGAGCCGCGCGGCGTCGCCCTGTACCACGGATTCGTCGGCGTGCGTAATCTTTATGAGCAGGTCGCGGAATGGACCGGGCTGAGCGTCGGGCAGATTCTGGAGGAGGATCTTCCCGAGGACGTCGAGATTCGGCAGAGCGTGGGTACGGTCCGGGAGTCGGTGCACGCCATCGCGGTGCACGACGTGCTCGCCGAGCACGGGCTGCGGCCGTCGGTGCTGGGCGGGCTGAGCCTCGGCGGGATGTCGGCGGCCTGTCTGGCCGGGGCGATCAGCCGCCGCGCCCTGTTCGAGATGCTCGCGTACGCCCGCAACACCCCGGGGCAGCCGGTCGGCACCCCGGAGCAGGGACTGGCGCTGGCGTTCGAGCCGGCCACCGACAACACCGGCCACCATCGCGGGGCGGGACGCCCGGGGGTGTATCTGGCCGGGACGTTCGGGTTGACCACCGACGGCGCGACCCGCATCCTCATGCTCTCCGGCGAGAAGGCGGCCCTGGACGCGCTCGCCACGGAGCTGCCGCAGGGTTCCGTGATCCCCATGCCCGGCCGCTCGATCGCCATCCACTCGCCGCTGCGCGCCGGCTTCCGTACGTTCATGGCGCCGTACATCGACGCCATGCCGTTCCAGGATCCCGGTCTGCCGCTCATCTCCTGCCTGGACCGCAGGGTGCTGGTCGCCGCCGAGGAGGTGCGCGACATGTTCCACCGCAACCCCACCGACCCGATCAACCTCGTGCACATCTGCGAGGCCATGAAGGACGAGGGCGTACGGCTGGGCCTGGTGATGGGGGGATCCGTCCCGGACGGTGTCCTGCGGTTCCCGTTTCCGGTGGTGCACGTCGACCGTCCGGAGCACCTGGACCAGGTGATGACCACGGTGTTCGAACTCGGCATCGAGCTGGCCCCGGGACGGTCACCGCGATGAACGCACCGAACGGCACGGTGGCCGCGGAATGCGACGCCCTGGTCAAGACGTGGCTCGACACCGATCTGGACGAGTGGACCCGCCGGGTGGTCCGGCGGCACTTCCAGCCGGGCACCGGCTCGCCGTACTGGCTCCAGCGTGCCACCGGGCTCGACTTCGACCCGCGTGACATCACCCGCTACGACGAGCTGACGGCGTTCGGGCCGTTTCCCCTGGACACCCTCCGCACACTGGATCCGACCCGACTGGTCCCCCTCGGGGTGCCACGTCCGCTGACCGGACGCATCTGGGACAGCGGCGGCACCACGGGTACGCCCTGCCGGGTCCACTACACCCCGGACATGCTGATGCACCGGGGCGTGTGGCGCCGGTGGTCGTTCGTGGCCGAGGGGTTCGAGGCGCACCGTACGTGGCTCCAGGCGACCCCGACGGGACCGCACCTGATCGGCAACGGCACGTGGGAGGCGAGTCAGCTGCACGCGGGCCTGGTCTATGCCATCGACATGGATCCGCGCTGGGTGAAGCGGCTGATCCGGGAACGTCGGCTGGCGGAGGCGAACGAGTACAGCGCCCACCTGGTGGAGCAGATAGCGGACGTGCTCCGGCAGGGTGACGTCGACTACCTGAACACCACCCCGGCCCTGTTGCAGGTGCTGATGCGCCGCCATCCGGACCTGGTGGCCGGGCTGGCCG is a window of Micromonospora sp. NBC_01699 DNA encoding:
- a CDS encoding SDR family NAD(P)-dependent oxidoreductase produces the protein MKSADPVAVVGYSCRFPGAGDPAAFWELLRTGRDATTDAPADRWDPAAIAGTAARRGGFIDDPATFDADFFGISPREAAAMDPQQRLVLELGWEALEHAGLLPAALAGSRTGVFVGAATDDYALLRGRLGVTGITGHTATGTLRGMIANRLSYLLGLRGPSLVVDTGQSSSLVAVHQACESLRTGESTIALAGGVNLNLATDTVLALDAAGVLSPDGRCYTFDARANGYVRGEGGALVVLKTLDRARADGDRVRCVIRGGAVNNGAAEAGLTVPDADVQREVIELAHERAGITARDVQYVELHGTGTAVGDPVEATALGAAVGAHLPAGRPLRVGSVKTNIGHLESAAGVAGLLKVILALEHDALPASLNFVHPHPGIARDRLNLSVQRELGPWPASDDVRRAGVSAFGLGGTNAHLVVEQSPRQPDGVAPEPARPVLLALSGRDRGALRGQADRLYAYLRDRPGVSPADIGYSLLTSRTAFEHRALVYGADRNTLLHGLRALADDDTDTSPAGAVARPGDGGWTRFLSAPGEAWSDGAPLNPEALFPGARLTDLPTYAFQRTRHWLTDPPATIAEPEPRPDHDLDQLVYVQVAKVLGRESTDGLPTGRTFNELGLDSQTGVELGDLLRHSTGLELPNTLVYDHPTPDRLVAHLRQRLHGGDAEPEAAEAYPNRAATGDDPVVIVGMACRLPAGIASPQHLWQAVTDGLDATGDFPTDRDWDLTGLEAGDQLGASYVRRGGFLDDATDFDAGFFGISPREALAMDPQQRLLLETSWEALEHAGIRPESLHGERVGVYVGATAMEYGPRLHEPVEGTDGLRLTGTSGSINSGRIAYTLGLRGPAITVDTACSSSLVALHLAARALRTGECSLALAGGVTVMATPGIFVEFSRQGALAPDGRCKAFSADADGTGWAEGAGLLVLERQSDALANGHTVLAVIRGSAINSDGASNGLTAPNGAAQQQVIRQALADADLSPADVDLMEAHGTGTRLGDPIEARALLATYGKDRDPALPLWLGSIKSNVGHTQAAAGVIGVIKTVLAMRHGVMPRTLHVTEPSPEVDWAAGAVELLVQPRPWPSTGRPRRSAVSSFGISGTNAHVILEHVEPAAAPPPAAGAELVPWVLSGRDENALAEQGRRLAGAAADLHPLDVGWTLASSRTRFAHSAVMLGRTRDELLEGLTSVVEGRACATVVRGRRAAAAPAFVFSGEGSQWPTMAARLLHTSAAFAARMIECEAALAPYTGWSLIAAIGGGDGAPPLHRVDVGQPALFAVSVSLAAMWESFGVRPAAVIGHSRGEIAAACVAGVLSLPDAARLVAARGRLLHDSGTAGKGAMAWVALTPDRVRDRLTARLEIAAINGPASVVVAGDPDELAAFTAACAADGIRHRAGNTGFAFHTAQMEATADALTGEVASIVCRAATVPFYSTVTGGLLPDGGADAAYWGRNLRDTVRFETAVRAMLGAGLDLFIEVSPHPVLVPAIQQTAEALNLPVATLGTLRRGEDDRARLLTSLATASVYGAQVDWSPLFTGTGARLVELPTYPFRRSRHWLAPTRGTDPGDIGHPLVNTVVEVAEPGTTTVLTGHLSRHAQPWLADHTIGDAVLVPGTAFVELALLAGDRVGHRLVEELTLLAPLIIPAEGGTELQVTVGEAVDHRRPVGILARSAADAGWTRHASGTLTVDDGAVPDIDLTTWPPAGAESVPLDDFYPRLGVRGYHYGPAFQGLRAAWRRGEERYAEVVLTSDRRWGTDPAVLDAALHAMFLPGLIEENVVLPFAWSGIRRYATSGAAVRVRLARLSADTVTIFVTDARGAPVLSIDELTVRAVTSEQLRGMSRPGEGLHTVRWVAATAPAHATAPWVTWAGADTRATEGSAVLVDCRTLADGPTLADGPTLADGPTLADGADGADGADGAGVRDLLAVVQQWLRHHGSAGARLVVVTREAAGGALWGLVRSAQLEHPNRFVLVDVDGETGSDLAELLTTAGVAGLLDTENQILVRRGGASVARLGPAATGGGSAIGLGDGAVLITGGTGTLGGLLARHLVRAHGVRHLVLVSRRGSAAPGAATLVADLTAGGARVDVAACDVSDRASLADVLAAVPSLSAVIHAAGVLRDATVERMTAQHVDDVFRAKARPARHLHELTSARGLSAFVLFSSATAVLGGAGQANYAAANAYLDGLAAHRRERGLPAISLQWGLWAAASDMTARLSPADRRRLARAGLLALADDDALRLFDEALAGGQPVVAPMRLEPSAQRSDAVTPLLRPARPVAGATDARPPVARTGSDLRRRLAALSDPEDRERLATDVVRAEVAAVLGHARPDAVDVHQAFNELGLDSLTAVDLRNRLHDATGVRLTATLVFEHPRPIGVARHLLELIAGSATAATPAVPAAAVTSATNGVYDDGVIDGLDVADLVRLASEVGDF
- a CDS encoding ACP S-malonyltransferase, producing MSLGYLFGGGVGSEPRGVALYHGFVGVRNLYEQVAEWTGLSVGQILEEDLPEDVEIRQSVGTVRESVHAIAVHDVLAEHGLRPSVLGGLSLGGMSAACLAGAISRRALFEMLAYARNTPGQPVGTPEQGLALAFEPATDNTGHHRGAGRPGVYLAGTFGLTTDGATRILMLSGEKAALDALATELPQGSVIPMPGRSIAIHSPLRAGFRTFMAPYIDAMPFQDPGLPLISCLDRRVLVAAEEVRDMFHRNPTDPINLVHICEAMKDEGVRLGLVMGGSVPDGVLRFPFPVVHVDRPEHLDQVMTTVFELGIELAPGRSPR